One Paracidovorax avenae ATCC 19860 genomic region harbors:
- a CDS encoding NUDIX domain-containing protein produces MSIAHRIRIEDVTTLSDDWYVLKKTTFSFQRSDGSWQRQSRETYDRGNGATILLYDLQRRTVILTRQFRYPAFVNGHDDLLIETPAGLLDDAAPEDRIRAEVEEETGFRVREVRQVFDAFMSPGSVTERLHFFVGAYQPGDRQSSGGGIAAEGEDISVLETGIDEALAMVDAGTIRDGKTIMLLQYAALHLFS; encoded by the coding sequence TTGAGCATCGCCCACCGCATCCGCATCGAAGACGTCACCACCCTCTCGGACGACTGGTACGTCCTGAAGAAGACCACGTTCTCCTTCCAGCGCAGCGACGGCAGCTGGCAGCGCCAGTCGCGCGAAACCTACGACCGGGGCAACGGAGCGACGATCCTCCTCTACGACCTGCAGCGCCGCACAGTCATCCTCACCCGGCAGTTCCGCTACCCCGCATTCGTGAACGGCCACGACGACCTGCTGATCGAAACGCCTGCCGGCCTGCTCGACGACGCCGCGCCCGAGGACCGCATCCGCGCCGAAGTGGAAGAGGAAACGGGTTTCCGGGTGCGCGAGGTGCGCCAGGTGTTCGATGCGTTCATGAGCCCGGGCTCGGTGACCGAGCGCCTGCATTTCTTCGTCGGCGCGTACCAGCCCGGAGACCGGCAGTCATCGGGTGGCGGCATCGCGGCCGAAGGCGAGGACATCTCCGTGCTGGAGACCGGCATCGACGAGGCGCTGGCCATGGTCGATGCGGGAACGATACGCGACGGCAAGACGATCATGCTGCTGCAGTACGCGGCGCTGCACCTTTTTTCCTGA
- a CDS encoding NAD(P)/FAD-dependent oxidoreductase: MRYDAIIVGGSYAGMAAALQLVRARRSVLVIDAGQRRNRFASHSHGFLGQDGVPPEDIAANARRQLALYPSLNWLQGHATAITGSADAFAVTTSDGGSHHARRILLATGVADQLPAVAGLAERWGTAVFHCPYCHGYELGQGRIGIVGASPMSVHQAELLTDWGDVTLLANRALDLTDASRTTLAHRGVAIEETPIDRIEGHADVVLADGLRLRFAGLFTATRTSPSSPLAETMGCALEETPMGFQVCTDAENKTSVAGVFACGDVARAAHSVSLAVGSGAMAGIQVHRSLKWPETLAPQ; the protein is encoded by the coding sequence ATGCGATATGACGCCATCATCGTCGGCGGAAGCTATGCAGGAATGGCTGCCGCCCTGCAATTGGTAAGGGCGCGCCGCTCCGTGCTGGTGATCGACGCGGGCCAGCGCCGCAACCGCTTCGCCAGCCATTCGCACGGCTTCCTGGGCCAGGACGGCGTGCCCCCGGAAGACATCGCGGCGAACGCGCGCCGCCAGCTCGCCCTCTATCCGTCACTGAACTGGCTGCAAGGGCATGCCACGGCCATCACGGGGTCCGCGGACGCCTTCGCGGTCACTACGTCCGACGGCGGGTCGCACCACGCACGCCGCATCCTGCTGGCCACCGGCGTGGCCGACCAGCTTCCCGCCGTCGCGGGCCTTGCCGAACGCTGGGGCACGGCCGTCTTCCATTGCCCGTACTGCCACGGCTATGAACTCGGCCAGGGCCGCATCGGCATCGTCGGCGCCAGCCCGATGTCCGTCCACCAGGCCGAACTGCTCACCGACTGGGGCGACGTGACCCTGCTCGCCAACCGCGCCCTGGACCTGACCGACGCGTCCCGCACCACCCTCGCGCACCGGGGCGTGGCCATCGAGGAGACCCCCATCGACAGGATCGAAGGGCATGCCGACGTGGTACTGGCCGACGGACTGCGGCTGCGCTTCGCGGGCCTGTTCACGGCGACGCGTACCTCCCCCTCCAGCCCGCTCGCCGAAACCATGGGCTGCGCGCTGGAAGAGACACCGATGGGCTTCCAGGTCTGCACCGATGCAGAGAACAAGACATCGGTGGCCGGCGTGTTTGCTTGCGGAGACGTGGCGAGGGCGGCCCATTCGGTGTCGCTGGCCGTGGGCAGCGGAGCCATGGCCGGCATCCAGGTCCACCGGTCGCTGAAGTGGCCTGAAACCCTTGCCCCTCAGTAA
- a CDS encoding GGDEF domain-containing protein, with protein sequence MLELNARLALYSIDAIADMIIWTDRDGRYVTVNRAAQQLLGYTPEEFRGLRVCDVDPLFSEERWRSHWADLERLGSVTLETVNTRKDGTSVPIEVTASLVVFDGSLFNCSVVRDITERRRNEAERQALNERIYQLSITDSLTGIANRRRFDEMLGSEFARHARSGEPLCVVLIDIDHFKAFNDHYGHPGGDSCLQRVAAAIDTRMRWPCDLAARYGGEEFACILPATGLDEASDMTEGLRRAIEALAIPHAAAASGRVTASVGAACCLHAAQQTPDGLLEAADASLYRAKREGRNRTAVAYL encoded by the coding sequence TTGCTCGAATTGAACGCCCGGCTGGCGCTCTATTCGATCGATGCCATCGCCGACATGATCATCTGGACCGACCGCGACGGTCGGTATGTCACGGTCAACCGGGCGGCGCAGCAACTGCTGGGGTACACGCCCGAGGAGTTCCGCGGCCTCCGCGTGTGCGATGTGGATCCGCTGTTCAGCGAGGAGCGCTGGCGCAGCCATTGGGCCGACCTGGAGCGCCTGGGCTCGGTCACGCTGGAAACCGTGAACACCCGCAAGGATGGCACCAGCGTTCCCATCGAGGTCACCGCCAGCCTGGTGGTGTTCGATGGCTCCCTGTTCAATTGTTCGGTGGTGCGCGACATCACGGAGCGCCGCCGAAATGAAGCGGAGCGCCAGGCGCTCAACGAACGCATCTACCAGTTGAGCATCACCGACAGCCTGACGGGCATCGCGAACCGGCGCCGGTTCGACGAAATGCTGGGCAGCGAGTTCGCGCGCCATGCACGCAGCGGCGAGCCGCTGTGTGTCGTGCTGATCGACATCGACCATTTCAAGGCCTTCAACGACCACTACGGGCATCCGGGCGGAGACAGCTGCCTGCAGCGCGTCGCCGCCGCGATCGACACCCGCATGCGATGGCCCTGCGATCTGGCGGCGCGCTATGGCGGGGAGGAGTTCGCCTGCATCCTGCCGGCCACCGGCCTGGACGAAGCATCGGACATGACCGAGGGGCTCCGCCGCGCGATCGAGGCGCTGGCCATTCCCCACGCCGCAGCGGCCTCCGGCCGGGTGACGGCCAGCGTGGGCGCGGCGTGCTGTCTGCATGCCGCACAGCAGACGCCGGATGGCTTGCTCGAGGCTGCGGATGCCTCGCTCTACCGCGCGAAGCGGGAGGGCCGCAACCGGACCGCGGTCGCGTACCTCTGA
- a CDS encoding RHS repeat-associated core domain-containing protein, which produces MAETGHRPQQSFVLIPQNLRMQGQYLDRETGLHYNTFRYYDPDLGAFTTPDPIGLAGGINLHQYALNPIAWVDPWGWAPYCRQKGRPKPVSLPGVRKTKVDMAHILDRHTSTGKTAQQSGKKDLFPEGMNSKQIERSIREAYANSKRIQTQGERALVQGKSGRQTIEMWVNTKTKTIETAYPKN; this is translated from the coding sequence GTGGCCGAGACGGGCCATCGACCGCAACAGAGCTTCGTCCTGATACCGCAGAACCTGCGCATGCAGGGGCAGTACCTCGACCGCGAGACGGGGCTGCACTACAACACCTTCCGGTACTACGACCCGGATCTGGGGGCCTTCACCACGCCTGATCCTATCGGGCTAGCCGGGGGCATCAATCTGCATCAATATGCGCTGAATCCCATTGCTTGGGTTGACCCTTGGGGTTGGGCGCCTTATTGTCGGCAAAAAGGGCGTCCCAAGCCTGTAAGTCTCCCCGGAGTCAGAAAGACCAAAGTTGATATGGCGCACATTTTGGATCGACATACATCAACAGGAAAAACAGCTCAGCAGAGCGGGAAGAAAGACCTTTTCCCGGAAGGGATGAATTCCAAGCAAATTGAACGTTCTATCAGAGAAGCGTACGCTAACTCCAAGAGAATTCAGACTCAAGGTGAGCGGGCGCTGGTTCAAGGGAAATCAGGTAGGCAAACGATAGAGATGTGGGTCAACACAAAAACCAAGACGATTGAAACCGCTTATCCTAAAAACTGA
- a CDS encoding IclR family transcriptional regulator, translating to MAGPEEEADGGTGSDGAGRSSESSLSRLLATLGLFSTARPSLMADEIAAELGVPKSTAYRYIQELTKVGLLVRLDRSITLGPRIIELDRCIRESDPVIRAAVPPMRELAEQTGLDVFLSKLYGHSIITVHTESHDPQPRLRYGRGRPVPVLQGASSKALVAFLPAARLRRLHQELAGESGELPSWEMFYEMAQRIRRDGYCRTSGELNEGRTGVSAPIFGRGRLVVASVTALGSDARMALFKEEAIAELVQRTAHMVSVRLSADGHL from the coding sequence ATGGCCGGGCCCGAAGAGGAGGCCGATGGCGGCACGGGATCGGATGGCGCGGGGCGCTCATCCGAGTCCAGCCTGTCGCGCCTGCTCGCGACCCTGGGGCTGTTCTCCACGGCCAGGCCGTCGCTGATGGCCGACGAGATCGCTGCCGAGCTGGGCGTGCCCAAGAGCACGGCCTATCGGTACATCCAGGAGCTCACGAAGGTCGGGCTGCTGGTTCGGCTGGACCGCAGCATCACGCTCGGCCCCCGCATCATCGAACTGGACCGCTGCATCCGGGAGTCCGATCCGGTGATCCGCGCTGCGGTGCCGCCGATGCGCGAACTGGCGGAGCAGACCGGGCTGGACGTGTTCCTGTCCAAGCTCTACGGCCACTCGATCATCACGGTGCATACTGAGTCCCATGATCCGCAGCCACGGCTGCGCTATGGGCGGGGCCGCCCGGTGCCCGTCCTGCAGGGGGCCAGTTCCAAGGCGCTGGTGGCGTTCCTGCCTGCCGCGCGGTTGCGGCGGCTGCACCAGGAACTGGCTGGCGAATCCGGGGAACTGCCTTCCTGGGAGATGTTCTACGAGATGGCGCAGCGTATCCGGCGCGACGGCTACTGCCGCACGTCGGGCGAACTGAACGAGGGGCGCACAGGCGTGTCGGCGCCGATCTTCGGACGCGGGCGACTGGTGGTGGCAAGCGTCACGGCGCTGGGCAGCGATGCGCGGATGGCGCTCTTCAAGGAGGAGGCGATCGCCGAACTGGTGCAGCGCACGGCCCACATGGTCAGCGTGCGCCTCTCGGCCGACGGCCACCTGTAG
- a CDS encoding hybrid sensor histidine kinase/response regulator → MYRELAQAQRDARLDEEQRKALLMIASGAPMDECLDALTDAVGRLAPDTRACVLLASEDRRTMGDGYSSHFPPTFAAAIRGLPIGEALIGTCGAAIHAGEPVECADVEHSAQWAASWRSLCLDNGILACYSHPAIGQGGRAVGSFFLCLSEARQANAWERKVAEFGSLATSIVVERDRAAAHLRKEMAALARLQELSAELVGPGEFEPLLQKILAAAADISGTDKGNIQIFDPVRKTLRIVVHQGLGARLVEHFLEDGWDASCGEAARQIRRLVVPDVERLGGLQGTLGLEIVLEDRIRSIQCTPLLSRDGRLLGMLNNHYRWPGGPAPDALRYIDLLARQAAELVERHQIEAELAQERRRKDEFLAILAHELRNPLAPLRNMLEVMGRAHGDEALSRRARDVMERQVLQLVRLVDDLLDVNRIKQGKLELRREPLLLAEVIQQAVEVCRPALDQQRHRLRLVLPDEPVPLLGDSARLTQVFGNLLANACKYTPSGGDIEVRVEPAGHSVEVVVKDNGSGIPPDQIDEIFGLFTQVDRTLDRAQGGLGIGLMLVRRLVEMHGGTVQARSEGAGKGSEFIVRLPSGVVSAEVLAARNSHPAAVARRILVVDDNEDIALALATLLQLDGHEVRTAAGGAEALEAGGQMCPEVVLMDIGMPGMSGHEACRRMRELDWGRSITIVALTGWGQDGDRRHSERVGFDAHLVKPVGFAELNGLLAGLA, encoded by the coding sequence GTGTACCGAGAATTGGCACAAGCTCAGCGCGATGCGCGGCTGGACGAGGAGCAGAGGAAAGCCCTGCTCATGATCGCGTCCGGCGCGCCCATGGATGAGTGCCTTGATGCGCTCACCGATGCCGTCGGGCGGCTCGCACCCGATACACGTGCGTGCGTGCTGCTGGCGAGCGAGGACCGCCGCACCATGGGCGACGGCTATTCATCGCACTTTCCGCCCACCTTCGCGGCCGCCATCCGGGGCCTGCCCATCGGCGAGGCGCTCATCGGCACCTGCGGTGCCGCCATCCACGCAGGCGAGCCCGTGGAGTGCGCGGACGTGGAGCACTCCGCCCAATGGGCTGCATCCTGGCGGTCACTGTGTCTGGACAACGGCATCCTGGCCTGCTATTCGCACCCGGCCATCGGGCAGGGGGGCAGGGCGGTCGGCTCATTCTTCCTGTGCCTTTCCGAAGCCCGGCAGGCCAATGCCTGGGAGCGCAAGGTGGCCGAATTCGGCTCGCTGGCGACCAGCATCGTGGTGGAGCGGGACCGTGCCGCCGCGCACCTGCGCAAGGAAATGGCGGCGCTTGCACGGCTGCAGGAACTGAGTGCCGAGCTGGTGGGGCCGGGCGAGTTCGAGCCGCTGCTGCAGAAGATCCTCGCGGCGGCGGCCGACATCTCGGGGACCGACAAGGGCAACATCCAGATCTTCGATCCGGTCCGGAAGACGCTGCGGATCGTGGTGCACCAGGGGCTGGGAGCCCGCCTGGTCGAGCATTTCCTGGAAGATGGGTGGGACGCGAGCTGCGGAGAGGCTGCCAGGCAGATCCGGCGCCTTGTCGTTCCCGACGTGGAAAGGCTCGGAGGACTGCAGGGAACCCTGGGGCTCGAGATCGTGCTGGAGGACCGGATCCGGTCCATCCAGTGCACGCCGCTGCTCAGCCGGGACGGACGACTGCTGGGCATGCTCAACAACCACTACCGCTGGCCAGGCGGCCCCGCCCCGGACGCACTGCGCTACATCGACCTGCTGGCGCGGCAGGCCGCCGAGCTGGTGGAGCGTCACCAGATCGAGGCGGAGCTGGCGCAGGAGCGGCGGCGCAAGGACGAGTTCCTGGCGATACTCGCGCACGAACTGCGCAATCCCCTGGCGCCGCTGCGCAACATGCTGGAGGTGATGGGGCGGGCGCACGGCGACGAGGCACTGTCGCGCAGGGCCCGCGATGTCATGGAGCGCCAGGTGCTGCAACTGGTGCGGCTGGTGGACGATCTGCTCGATGTGAACCGCATCAAGCAGGGCAAGCTGGAACTGCGGCGCGAGCCCCTGCTGCTGGCGGAGGTGATCCAACAGGCCGTGGAGGTCTGCCGCCCTGCGCTGGACCAGCAGCGGCATCGCCTGCGGCTCGTGCTGCCGGATGAGCCTGTGCCGTTGCTAGGAGACTCCGCGCGCCTGACGCAGGTGTTCGGCAACCTGCTCGCCAATGCCTGCAAGTACACCCCGTCCGGTGGAGACATCGAGGTCCGCGTCGAACCGGCGGGCCACAGCGTCGAGGTGGTGGTGAAGGACAACGGCTCCGGTATTCCCCCGGACCAGATCGACGAGATTTTCGGGCTGTTCACGCAGGTGGACCGGACGCTGGACCGCGCCCAGGGAGGTCTGGGCATCGGCCTGATGCTGGTCCGGCGGTTGGTCGAAATGCATGGCGGCACCGTCCAGGCGCGCAGCGAGGGGGCCGGCAAGGGCAGTGAGTTCATCGTCCGGCTTCCGTCCGGGGTGGTATCGGCTGAGGTGTTGGCGGCGCGAAATTCCCACCCTGCGGCGGTGGCGCGCCGGATCCTGGTCGTCGATGACAACGAGGATATCGCGCTGGCGCTGGCCACCCTGCTGCAACTGGACGGGCACGAGGTGCGAACGGCCGCAGGAGGCGCGGAAGCCCTGGAGGCTGGCGGGCAGATGTGTCCTGAGGTGGTCCTGATGGACATCGGGATGCCCGGCATGAGCGGCCACGAGGCGTGCCGACGCATGCGCGAACTCGATTGGGGAAGAAGCATCACCATCGTCGCCCTCACCGGCTGGGGGCAGGACGGCGATCGACGGCATTCGGAGAGGGTGGGCTTCGATGCCCACCTGGTCAAGCCGGTGGGGTTCGCAGAACTGAACGGGTTGCTCGCCGGGCTGGCATGA
- a CDS encoding IS5 family transposase produces MSPRSALKFDLFAEASRQHKRDEVGDPLQVIARHIDFAELARLVDALIERGDGRKGGRPAYPIEVMVRILVLKRLYNLSDEQMEYQLLDRASYQRFCLLQDAMNVPDRNTIWRFGERLGVDGATALFQGVDAQLHRHGYIARGGQAIDATLVPAPRQRLDRQEREALAEGRTPDWSEAERRQKDVDATHTKKHGKGYFGYKLSVSVDLKHGFIRRIATGTASEHDGHHFDEVLDLHNTGRAVHTDKAYASRQRQQLLKVLGLVDAMQRRARPGKPLSECQQRRNQRIAKKRAKVEHVFAGLRHLGGKFVRTIGQTRATVAMTMMAACYNLKRLASFLHRQVDAFFKPSAAKARVRLQPSKA; encoded by the coding sequence ATCTCTCCTCGCAGCGCCTTGAAGTTCGATCTGTTTGCCGAGGCGTCGCGCCAGCATAAGAGAGATGAAGTGGGCGATCCGTTGCAGGTGATCGCGCGGCACATCGACTTCGCCGAGCTGGCGCGGCTGGTGGATGCACTCATCGAGCGCGGCGATGGCCGCAAGGGTGGTCGGCCGGCCTATCCCATCGAGGTGATGGTGCGCATCCTGGTCTTGAAGCGCCTGTACAACCTGTCGGACGAGCAGATGGAATACCAGTTGCTGGACCGGGCGAGCTATCAGCGCTTTTGTCTGCTGCAAGACGCGATGAACGTGCCGGACCGCAACACGATCTGGCGCTTCGGCGAGCGGCTGGGCGTTGACGGGGCGACGGCGTTGTTCCAGGGTGTGGATGCGCAACTGCACCGCCATGGCTACATCGCCCGTGGCGGACAGGCCATCGATGCCACGCTGGTGCCCGCGCCCCGCCAGCGCCTGGACAGGCAGGAGCGCGAGGCCCTGGCCGAAGGCAGAACGCCCGATTGGAGCGAGGCCGAGCGCCGGCAAAAGGATGTGGACGCCACGCACACGAAGAAGCACGGCAAGGGCTACTTCGGCTACAAGCTCAGCGTGAGCGTGGACCTCAAGCACGGCTTCATCCGCAGGATCGCCACGGGCACGGCCAGCGAGCATGACGGACACCACTTCGACGAGGTGCTGGACCTGCACAACACCGGGCGTGCAGTGCATACGGACAAGGCCTACGCGAGCCGGCAGCGCCAGCAGCTACTCAAGGTGCTGGGCTTGGTGGACGCGATGCAACGCAGGGCTCGGCCGGGCAAGCCACTGAGCGAGTGCCAGCAAAGGCGCAACCAGCGCATCGCAAAGAAGCGTGCCAAGGTGGAGCATGTGTTTGCCGGTCTCCGTCACCTGGGCGGCAAGTTCGTTCGCACGATCGGGCAGACCCGCGCCACGGTGGCGATGACGATGATGGCTGCCTGCTACAACCTCAAGCGCCTGGCGTCGTTCCTGCATCGGCAAGTGGATGCGTTCTTCAAGCCATCGGCTGCCAAGGCACGGGTGCGCCTGCAACCGTCAAAAGCGTGA
- a CDS encoding class I SAM-dependent methyltransferase — MAPFSDPAAVSGYAERTARLVPGLEGLHRMAGVLLAEQAPADARILVLGAGGGLELKAFAEMQPVWRFDGVDPSAEMLGLAHTTLGPLAARVHLHAGYIDNAPPGPFDGATCLLTLHFLPAAERLRTLQQLRARLKPGAPLVVAHHSFDSEIPAGDRWLARNAAFAAASGVPTAQAEGSIAAIRQRLPVLSPQQDVDLLREAGFTDIELFYGAFTFKGWVAYAGSTAA; from the coding sequence ATGGCCCCTTTCTCCGATCCCGCCGCCGTATCGGGCTATGCCGAAAGAACCGCGAGGCTGGTGCCCGGCCTGGAGGGCCTGCACAGGATGGCCGGCGTCCTGCTGGCCGAACAGGCCCCGGCCGACGCCCGCATCCTGGTGCTCGGCGCCGGCGGCGGATTGGAACTGAAGGCCTTCGCCGAGATGCAGCCGGTGTGGCGTTTCGATGGGGTGGATCCCTCCGCCGAGATGCTGGGCCTTGCCCACACGACTCTCGGCCCGCTCGCGGCGCGCGTGCACCTGCACGCAGGCTATATCGACAATGCGCCGCCAGGCCCTTTCGACGGCGCGACCTGCCTGCTGACACTCCATTTCCTGCCGGCGGCCGAGCGCCTGCGGACCTTGCAGCAACTGCGCGCACGGCTGAAGCCCGGAGCGCCCCTGGTCGTCGCGCACCACAGCTTTGACAGCGAAATTCCTGCGGGGGACCGCTGGCTCGCACGCAATGCGGCGTTCGCTGCGGCATCTGGCGTGCCCACAGCACAGGCCGAAGGCAGCATCGCGGCAATCCGGCAGCGGCTGCCGGTGTTGTCCCCGCAGCAGGACGTCGATCTGCTCCGCGAGGCCGGGTTCACGGACATCGAACTGTTCTATGGCGCGTTCACCTTCAAGGGGTGGGTTGCCTATGCAGGGAGTACTGCGGCCTGA
- a CDS encoding amidohydrolase has protein sequence MSDSVSFGCACCSPRMLPAYQHDQGAWQSLLADAAAQEGARGAPQAVIFHGGHIHPDPEHPGRKVEAIGIADGKVIVSGRLHDVRKAMTVFEPLERPLSGEQTLLPGLIDAHAHTLTSALIIDWTDLSPFEGQNLNTHYDIQLIEKRLRAAVKKAQQATPPMPWVMGFGVDPSLMKVWTDIDAKFLDGISTEVKMFLLNASGHISYANTPALQAAKLDKDFPDGVLTEQQSAAMLVAMPKVSPEQMLDGLKRVFQQANQRGITTVFEASVGLLNGPSEVTMLKALAQTPAMTVRMGGALYGNSNDLMTWVNCYQPELSSDGNSLFTIRALKLISDGSNQGLTGFQSRPYQCCNEHQVPGVGAWGLFNFDPARKLAEVMAVVAAAGWPILTHANGDEAITNVLAAYQMALSKVPPPAPTDAPAASLPQAPAWARQRHRIEHASLLHDDTIGLMRRMEISPSFLIGHVGYWGKAFQDTILGKDRTLLLDRCASALQAGLRISLHSDHFVTPLGPLRCMEQAVGRVMEATVKHPASGAPANGEGKVLNAPECLDVPQALRAVTIDAAWQCHLDHQVGSLLTGKQADLVILAKNPLQWSAPHAAGMRDIGVLETWVNGSRVFAAGH, from the coding sequence ATGTCCGATAGCGTTTCATTCGGCTGCGCCTGCTGCAGCCCCCGCATGCTGCCTGCTTACCAGCATGACCAGGGGGCATGGCAATCCCTGCTCGCGGATGCCGCTGCGCAGGAGGGAGCCCGCGGGGCGCCGCAGGCCGTGATCTTCCATGGCGGGCACATCCATCCGGACCCGGAGCATCCCGGCAGGAAGGTGGAGGCGATCGGCATCGCCGACGGCAAGGTCATCGTGAGCGGCAGGCTGCACGACGTGCGCAAGGCCATGACCGTGTTCGAGCCGCTGGAGCGGCCGCTGTCGGGCGAGCAGACGCTGCTGCCCGGGCTGATCGACGCGCATGCGCACACGCTGACCAGCGCGCTCATCATCGACTGGACGGACCTGTCGCCGTTCGAGGGGCAGAACCTCAACACGCACTACGACATCCAGCTGATCGAGAAGCGGCTGCGAGCCGCGGTGAAGAAGGCGCAGCAGGCGACGCCGCCCATGCCCTGGGTGATGGGCTTCGGCGTGGACCCCTCGTTGATGAAGGTCTGGACGGACATCGATGCGAAGTTCCTCGACGGCATCAGCACCGAGGTGAAGATGTTCCTGCTCAATGCCTCGGGCCACATCAGCTATGCGAACACGCCTGCGCTGCAGGCGGCGAAGCTCGACAAGGATTTTCCGGACGGCGTGCTGACGGAGCAGCAGTCCGCTGCGATGCTGGTGGCCATGCCGAAGGTGTCCCCGGAGCAGATGCTCGACGGGCTGAAGCGCGTCTTCCAGCAGGCGAACCAGCGCGGCATCACGACGGTGTTCGAGGCGAGTGTCGGGCTGCTGAACGGGCCGTCGGAAGTGACCATGCTCAAGGCGCTGGCGCAGACGCCGGCCATGACCGTTCGCATGGGTGGCGCGCTTTACGGCAACAGCAATGACCTGATGACCTGGGTGAACTGCTACCAGCCGGAGCTGTCGAGCGACGGCAACAGCCTGTTCACGATACGCGCGCTGAAGCTGATTTCCGATGGCTCCAACCAGGGCCTGACCGGATTCCAGAGCCGGCCGTACCAGTGCTGCAACGAGCATCAGGTGCCCGGGGTCGGTGCCTGGGGGCTGTTCAACTTCGATCCGGCGCGCAAGCTGGCAGAGGTGATGGCCGTGGTAGCCGCCGCGGGCTGGCCGATCCTCACGCATGCCAATGGCGACGAGGCCATCACCAATGTGCTGGCCGCCTACCAGATGGCCTTGAGCAAGGTGCCGCCCCCGGCGCCGACGGACGCGCCCGCGGCGTCCCTGCCGCAGGCGCCGGCCTGGGCACGGCAGCGGCACCGTATCGAGCATGCCTCGCTGCTGCACGACGACACGATCGGCCTGATGCGGCGCATGGAGATTTCGCCGAGCTTCCTGATCGGCCACGTGGGCTACTGGGGCAAGGCGTTCCAGGACACGATCCTCGGCAAGGACCGCACCCTGTTGCTGGACCGCTGCGCCTCCGCCCTGCAGGCCGGCCTGCGGATCAGCCTTCACAGCGACCATTTCGTGACGCCGCTCGGGCCGCTGCGCTGCATGGAGCAGGCGGTCGGGCGCGTGATGGAAGCCACCGTGAAGCACCCGGCCAGCGGCGCTCCAGCCAACGGCGAAGGCAAGGTGTTGAATGCGCCGGAGTGCCTGGACGTGCCGCAGGCGCTGCGCGCCGTCACCATCGACGCGGCCTGGCAGTGCCATCTGGACCACCAGGTCGGCTCGCTGTTGACGGGCAAGCAGGCGGACCTCGTCATCCTGGCGAAGAACCCGTTGCAGTGGTCGGCACCCCACGCCGCCGGCATGCGCGACATCGGGGTGCTGGAGACCTGGGTGAACGGCAGCAGGGTGTTCGCCGCCGGGCACTGA
- a CDS encoding Rrf2 family transcriptional regulator: protein MKRDSRLSSVLHALLHMAEHEGPMTSDALAQCLGTHPVVVRRTMGYLRDAGIVTSDKGHGGGWRIHADLGTVTLRQLHEALGEPAMFAIGNRNESPECLVKQSVNAALEGTFAEAEALLLKRFSEITLADLAADFARRHAAARRTRS, encoded by the coding sequence ATGAAACGCGACAGCCGCCTGTCCTCCGTCCTGCATGCACTGCTGCACATGGCCGAACACGAGGGCCCCATGACATCCGACGCCCTCGCGCAATGCCTGGGCACCCATCCGGTCGTCGTCCGGCGCACCATGGGGTACCTGCGGGATGCGGGCATCGTCACGTCGGACAAAGGCCATGGGGGCGGATGGCGCATCCATGCAGACCTGGGCACCGTCACCCTGCGCCAGTTGCACGAAGCCCTGGGCGAGCCAGCCATGTTCGCCATCGGCAACCGCAACGAATCGCCGGAATGCCTGGTGAAGCAATCAGTGAACGCGGCGCTGGAAGGCACGTTCGCAGAAGCCGAGGCGCTGCTGCTGAAGCGGTTTTCAGAAATCACCCTCGCCGACCTGGCCGCCGACTTCGCGCGCCGGCATGCGGCGGCACGGCGCACAAGGAGTTAG